Proteins from a single region of Penaeus monodon isolate SGIC_2016 chromosome 29, NSTDA_Pmon_1, whole genome shotgun sequence:
- the LOC119592102 gene encoding carbohydrate sulfotransferase 11-like (The sequence of the model RefSeq protein was modified relative to this genomic sequence to represent the inferred CDS: added 89 bases not found in genome assembly) has protein sequence MARRAARVRDACLIFKENLLIQYAHLLKRDETWSALNASLWMNRDVLVDRKSRLAWCKIPKVASTSMVHALLRVLGEEHYLAELEIGRLHTTLRRLMPSPRPDEDLVDFTSFLVVRHPFQRILSAYRDRLLDKAPLSKFRSFKIRYGREIIEKYRLKEKPVEYSEVPTFGEFVEYLLGTPPWEYNEHWQPYYLICTPCHHHYDIIMHLESLHDDTRYLVDLTGLPQLAPKQVHGTRENLLPKPADTQRKRDPLPKDAHIKAGEKLGHDVAQQSNGHKPANFEPEFFREISLQQLRRLYQIYEIDFFMFGYDISPYDTYVSN, from the exons ATGGCAAGAAGAGCCGCGAGAGTCAGAGACGCATGTCTCATCTTCAAAGAGAATCTCCTTATTCAATATGC TCATCTTCTGAAGAGAGACGAAACCTGGAGTGCCCTCAACGCCTCCCTCTGGATGAACAGGGATGTTCTCGTAGACCGCAAAAGCCGCCTAGCCTGGTGTAAG ATCCCGAAGGTGGCATCTACGTCTATGGTCCATGCTCTCCTGCGCGTGCTGGGGGAGGAACATTACCTAGCCGAGTTAGAAATAGGACGGCTACACACCACGCTGAGACGTCTGATGCCTTCTCCGCGTCCGGATGAAGACCTGGTTGACTTCACCTCCTTCTTGGTGGTCAGGCATCCCTTCCAGAGGATCCTATCAGCATATAG AGATCGGCTATTGGATAAAGCGCCCCTCTCGAAATTCCGGTCCTTCAAAATACGATATGGCCGTGAGATCATCGAGAAATATCGTTTGAAAGAGAAGCCAGTGGAGTACAGCGAAGTGCCCACCTTCGGGGAGTTTGTCGAATACCTCCTGGGCACACCACCGTGGGAATACAACGAACACTGGCAACCGTACTACCTGATCTGCACGCCTTGCCACCACCACTACGACATCATCATGCACCTTGAGAGCTTGCATGATGACACGCGGTACCTTGTCGATCTCACGGGTCTTCCGCAGTTGGCTCCGAAGCAGGTTCACGGCACCAGAGAAAATCTGCTTCCGAAACCCGCTGATACGCAAAGGAAACGCGATCCGTTACCTAAAGATGCGCATATCAAGGCAGGGGAGAAATTGGGACATGATGTAGCCCAGCAATCCAATGGTCATAAGCCGGCAAATTTTGAGCCTGAGTTCTTCAGAGAAATTAGTCTGCAGC
- the LOC119591818 gene encoding LOW QUALITY PROTEIN: transmembrane protein 18-like (The sequence of the model RefSeq protein was modified relative to this genomic sequence to represent the inferred CDS: deleted 1 base in 1 codon), whose translation MPIDWSEGWLMGLVVFHIFLTTFTVMTRNHHTTQAVLFFLLLLTVRSSETINQYAAKNWQSFSRQQYFDSQGLFISVVFSMPVLFNCMMMVINWLWLSSNMMVTYKRVELEAKLRNDSRRRSESQRSESNRGEAASEQADESKKSK comes from the exons ATGCCT ATTGACTGGAGTGAAGGATGGCTAATGGGTCTAGTAGTATTCCACATCTTCCTCACAACATTTACAGTTATGACTCGAAATCACCACACAACCCAAgctgttctctttttccttttgcttctcaCTGTACGTTCCTCAGAGACCATT AACCAATATGCGGCGAAAAATTGGCAGTCTTTCAGCCGTCAGCAGTACTTTGACTCTCAAGGCCTATTCATCAGTGTTGTCTTCTCCATGCCTGTTCTCTTTAATtgcatgatgatggtg ATAAACTGGTTATGGTTAAGCAGCAACATGATGGTTACCTATAAGAGAGTGGAACTAGAGGCAAAACTTCGCAATGACTCGCGAAGGCGAAGTGAATCACAGAGAAGTGAATCAAATAGAGGTGAGGCGGCTTCCGAACAAGCAGACGAAAGCAAGAAGAGCAAATGA
- the LOC119592104 gene encoding N-terminal Xaa-Pro-Lys N-methyltransferase 1-like, whose translation MHHPPSVCLFTSPGERLLKPDNCLANSKTRPTMEEESVTEHHNGKEESVDGEESMNEDESPLVNVDDVQKDPAFYSDAAAYWETIPATVNGMLGGLGHISTSDISGSDAYLKSIFKMKNPPGHGRAVDCGAGIGRITKHLLQKHFGKVDLVEQCQNFIDKAKENFKGSKKVTEFYCVGLQNFKPEPNTYDVIWCQWVLGHLTDTDLEDFFRRMAQGLKPNGVIVVKENVTSSGEVEFDKVDSSVTRPESEILDIVERAELKVLKNMKQPNFPKGLYEVKMFCLKPKHTHT comes from the coding sequence ATGCACCACCCACCCTCCGTCTGTTTGTTTACGTCGCCGGGAGAACGCCTCTTGAAACCCGACAACTGCCTGGCGAACTCTAAAACGCGTCCCACCATGGAAGAAGAGAGCGTGACAGAGCACCACAATGGAAAGGAGGAGTCTGTGGACGGCGAGGAATCCATGAATGAAGACGAATCCCCGCTGGTTAATGTCGACGACGTGCAGAAAGACCCTGCATTTTACAGCGATGCGGCGGCTTACTGGGAAACCATTCCAGCAACTGTCAATGGCATGCTCGGAGGCTTAGGTCACATCTCAACGTCTGATATAAGTGGGTCAGACGCTTACCTGAAGAGTATATTTAAGATGAAAAACCCACCAGGACACGGGCGGGCTGTCGACTGCGGCGCTGGCATCGGAAGAATAACCAAGCATCTCCTGCAGAAACATTTTGGCAAAGTTGATCTTGTAGAACAATGTCAGAACTTCATAGATAAAGCTAAGGAGAACTTTAAAGGGTCGAAAAAAGTGACCGAGTTCTACTGTGTGGGACTTCAAAACTTTAAGCCAGAACCAAACACATATGATGTCATTTGGTGTCAGTGGGTTCTAGGACATCTGACTGATACAGATTTAGAGGATTTCTTCAGAAGAATGGCTCAGGGTTTGAAGCCCAATGGTGTTATTGTTGTGAAAGAAAATGTGACGTCGTCAGGTGAAGTTGAGTTCGACAAAGTGGATTCATCAGTAACTCGACCTGAGTCAGAAATTCTGGACATTGTTGAACGCGCTGAGCTGAAGGTTCTTAAGAACATGAAGCAGCCAAACTTCCCCAAAGGTCTTTATGAAGTGAAGATGTTCTGTCTGAagcctaaacacacacatacttaa